One stretch of Tachysurus fulvidraco isolate hzauxx_2018 chromosome 12, HZAU_PFXX_2.0, whole genome shotgun sequence DNA includes these proteins:
- the LOC113651305 gene encoding SRA stem-loop-interacting RNA-binding protein, mitochondrial, producing the protein MAASSKKVFELFVSKVPWTVATKEIKEYFGQFGQVKKCLLVFDKETGFHRGFCWVGYSSEEGLQNALQKDGHVLEGSRLQVQKNRRPFMGRKANKEADES; encoded by the exons ATGGCGGCTTCCAGTAAGAAGGTGTTTGAGCTGTTTGTGTCAAAAGTCCCGTGGACTGTCGCGACAA agGAGATAAAAGAATATTTCGGACAGTTTGGCCAAGTGAAAAAATGCCTGCTGGTTTTC GACAAAGAGACAGGCTTTCATAGGGGCTTTTGCTGGGTGGGTTATTCGTCAGAGGAAGGACTGCAGAACGCGCTTCAGAAAGACGGACATGTTCTGGAGGGAAGCAGG CTCCAAGTACAAAAGAACAGACGACCATTTATGGGGAGGAAAGCAAACAAAGAAGCAGATGAAAGCTGA
- the alkbh1 gene encoding nucleic acid dioxygenase ALKBH1: MTAKMAASMVEQGEDAFRKLFKFYKRRNPPPDFSEVIDFSKQLGNDLVYTAELNHGGVSEEASSRAGLQPVRQWRAFGLHGSPGFLFISNPFLPGSQHYWVKQCMKTYTQKPNVCNLDMHMSPAETENIWEKSVDGIRKKGQREPRTLLEKLRWVTLGYHYNWDTKTYSPEHCTPFPEDLHCLSHTVASACGFPGFSAEAGILNYYRSDSSLGIHVDESELDHTPPLVSFSFGQTAVFLLGGSKRQDPPVAMFMRSGDVMVMSGSSRLLYHAVPCIVPAPVGQTLPSCLDQRVVKDETNDSIIQTVCEKDWEVCSSYLETSRINMTVRQVLGPGQTFPVTQTRTVPVTEQSGSGYDETRRAKKRKSGSGYDLDS, translated from the exons ATGACGGCTAAGATGGCAGCGTCCATGGTGGAGCAGGGCGAGGATGCGTTCAGGAAATTGTTCAAGTTTTATAAACGGAGAAATCCGCCTCCGGATTTTAGTGAAGTCATTGATTTTTCCAAGCAACTCGGAAATGACCTG GTTTATACAGCCGAGCTGAACCATGGAGGTGTTAGTGAGGAAGCCTCGTCCAGAGCAGGACTTCAGCCTGTTAGACAGTGGAGAGCGTTTGGTCTTCATGGATCTCCAG gGTTTCTTTTTATCTCCAATCCGTTCCTTCCTGGCTCACAGCACTACTGGGTCAAACAGTGTATGAAGACGTACACACAGAAACCCAACGTGTGTAACCTGGACATGCACATGTCACCTGCGGAAACGGAGAACATCTGGGAGAAGAGCGTAGACGGCATCCG GAAGAAAGGCCAGAGGGAGCCGAGGACGCTGCTGGAGAAGCTCCGCTGGGTGACTCTGGGTTACCATTACAACTGGGATACTAAG ACCTATTCTCCTGAACACTGCACTCCTTTCCCCGAGGATCTCCACTGTTTGTCCCACACGGTAGCATCGGCTTGCGGTTTTCCCGGATTTAGCGCGGAGGCAGGAATTCTCAACTACTATCGCTCCGATTCCTCTCTCGGCATCCACGTGGACGAATCTGAGCTCGATCATACTCCACCTCTTGTGTCTTTCAG CTTCGGTCAGACGGCGGTCTTCCTGCTGGGTGGGTCTAAACGTCAGGACCCTCCCGTCGCCATGTTCATGCGCAGCGGTGACGTCATGGTGATGTCAGGTTCCAGTCGGTTGCTGTATCACGCCGTTCCTTGCATTGTTCCTGCCCCCGTTGGCCAGACCCTGCCCTCCTGCCTGGACCAGCGCGTGGTCAAGGACGAGACGAACGACAGCATCATCCAGACTGTGTGTGAAAAGGACTGGGAGGTGTGTTCTAGCTACCTCGAGACCTCGCGCATTAATATGACTGTCAGACAGGTCCTCGGTCCGGGTCAGACCTTCCCTGTCACTCAAACACGCACTGTCCCAGTTACAGAACAATCTGGAAGTGGCTATGATGAGACTCGGAGGGCTAAGAAGAGGAAAAGTGGGTCAGGATATGACCTCGATTCATGA